GGGGAAAGAGTTCAGAGAAAGTTGGAAcgtgggtaaaaaaaaaatcaaataatgagaaatgtaaaattttataaaagtttaggaccaaatcaaatctaataaaacttttaaatttcaaaaagcatGAAGTATCGGTGTCATTCATATCAGTTTTTGCATGGACAAGAATAATTTCTCCTGTAAACTTTATTCTTATATGAATTGTTATGgtagttttaaaaataaaacgatTTAAGACGAAGAGCTATACAATGAAAATTTATTGAAGGATCAATAATCACTTCTCTAAATACAGAAAATGTTTAGATGTGAAAATTGAACCGCATCAAGGGTACCAAGTCACTTATTTCCCTTTATCTAAAGACGGGAATTTAGTAatgttagaaaaaaaattggtcaggAAAAACGTGACCGGGAAGGtagaaaaagaggaaggaatAAAGCAAGACGAGGGAAGAAGAGACCagaaaatttgatggaaaatgactaggtggaaaagaaaaagaaaaaaaaaaaagggtgtaCAGAGTCCAGATACAGTAAAGGTACGGCGTTGACCGTAAGGTAAAAATACAAGGTCTGCGTACCATGAAATGTAAGATTAATTGCTTATGTAATAATCTTACCACCTTAATACATGCCATAGATTCATGGGGGATTGTCCTTGGGATTCCAATTTGGtagtccctctctctctctctctctctctctcccccttctgAGACGCCATTGCAGCTCTGTTCATAAAGTCATCAAGAACCAACGAAATTTATCTCCATAAATTCTCTCCCAGCTTCTCAAGTTTCTAtaccagccaaaaaaaaaattcaatctttttcaGTTTTTGTTTGATGGGTTATCTTTCTTGCAAAGCTGAATCCTCCATTTCCATTTCCAACTCCCACGCCcgttcgtcgtcgtcgtcggcggcggctTCCAAGAACCAACGCCCCCTCAAGCAAGAACGGGAGAGGCCGATCAAGATTCAGCAGTTCGAATACAGCGACGTCGAGGCGGCCACCGATGGGTTCTCCGACCAGAAGCTGCTCGGCAAGGGCAGCCACGGCTACGTCTACAAGGCCTTCCTCCGCGGCCGCCACGTGGCCGTCAAGAAGCCCTCCAAGGGGCTCGAGATCGTCTCCGAGGTCGACAACGAGCTCGAGATCCTGTCCAAGATCCAGAGCCCCCGGCTGGTCAACCTCGTCGGCTTCGCGAGCGACTCCAAGAACCGCCTCCTGGTCGTGGAGTTCATGAGCAACGGTACGCTCTACGACATCCTTCATTCCAACACGCGCGTCTTGAATTGGGGTCGCAGGATTAGGCTGGCCCTGCAGATCGCCAAGGCCATCGAGACCCTTCATACTCAGAACCCACCTATAATCCACAGAGACATAAAGTCTGCTAACGTGTTGATAGATAGGAACTTCAATGCTCGTTTGGGCGATTTTGGATTGGCTCTCAGATGTCACGTCAATGATTTTAGGCTCCTGTCCACACCCCCAGCTGGGACTCTTGGGTATCTTGATCCGCTCTATGTGACCCCTGATAACTTGAGTACTAAGACTGATGTGTTTAGCTTTGGGATATTGCTGTTGGAGATTATCAGTGGGAGGAAGGCCATCGATGTATCGCACTCGCCGCCGTCCATCGTGGACTGGGCAATCCCCTTGATTAAAAAGGGAAAGCTCCCTTGTGTTTATGACCCGAGAATGGCGCCCCCAAAAGATCCCGTTGTCAGGAAGCAAATAGCTGTTATAGCTGCCAAGTGCGTGAGACCTTGTAGAGAGAGGAGGCCGGCGATGAAGGAGATTGTTGATTGGTTGACCGGGCTGAGCAAATTGGTTCCCCTTCATTCGTGGAATGGGTTTAACAATCCGTGCCTCATGGTGGAGACGATGGGACGGCCGGTCGAATCCAGGAATGTGCAGAATAATTCTAGATTAGATAACACGGACACGGGGTATCTAGATGCTCTGGATGGGAAATTTTCCAAACCAGCGATGAGAAATTCACGAAGAGTGTACTCGGATTTGGGGTTCAGGAGTGACTTGATGGATCTCATGGCTGCTAATACAGATGAAGAATCTGAAGTTCAGGGGGAGGCTAGGGGACTTGAGCCTACTTCGAAATTGCCAAACCAGTCATACAGTTCTAGATTCGGTAGCGGAAGATATGTGACCAGGGTAAGAACTCAATCTCAATCCCGCCGTCGCAGAGATGATGCTGCCTTCATTGTGAGGAAAAACCGTTCGGTCGGGGGAAGTCCCAAAAACTTTCCAGCCATAGATGATTCGGTGGCTCGTTCACAAACTCAGTCATTAGAGCTTGCTCACGAACTGCATTGATGTAGATATCGTGTCAGATCTTCCTCAAGAAAGAGGGTTCTAATTGAATAGTTcatgtgttttcttttattttctcattatGTTGGGGACATCACTGGTGTCTCACCACACCTTCCATAGGATGTCAATTGTACTTGTTACCGATCTTCATACCTGGATGCTGCAAAAATTGTGTACGAGGAAATTGCTATTTAATACAAAGAGAGCGCTAGGCTGACTTTCGAAGTCCTTTAATCTTGTCCTAGTCTCACTTTTACAGTCGATATGTTTCTTCTGTCGAAAGAAGTAACTCAAGCTGGATTTTTATCTATTACCCTCCAAAGAATTAAGTGATTCTTGTAGAGCAAAGTTTCTTCTCTGGTCAACAAAACAATGGCGCTCCTAATTGGAACGGTTTGAAGAACTAGTTTTTGGGTTTCTCCATCTGTGCAGCAACTTCTTGTGTTATAATCCCCTAGATCACGGTGGTCATAGTAGATCAACCAGAAGCTGCAAGTCGCAGATAGGGACAGCCCATTCATGATCTATCAGAAGAAAAGTTCGAATTTCTTTTGGCCCAAATAATTTTTAGTTTAGAAAATCATATATACATGTGTCATGTCAACCACTCAAGCATAATTATGTGTCTAATGATAAATTATCAGTGATTGCGTAGGTGGCAACCTAATCTCAGCCATCTGGTAACAACCCTAATATGATAGCGACGCGGTGTCACTGACACCATCGCATCGCCAACTTGGTCACCtctatgatttttttcctctctccttttcttcggTAAGTTCAAGCTTAGGACAGATGAAAGACATTCAACTTCTACAAAcaacaaaaaggggaaaaaagaaagaagaggaagccTGAAAGAAGAATCTGGTGCAAGATAGGCAGATTAATCTTCGCTGTTATGGGCCGGTCTACAGAATTTTAGGACTatatttaaattggaaaaagaacAGCCGTGTGAGACTCCAGAAGGCAAGAAATCATGGTTGCTGCCAAGACCAAAAGTACCCTATTGTTCAAATAAGTGGAGTCCTTGTCAATAGAggaatttgaggaaaaattgaTATGTCGGAACCCTAGAAATAAGAGGCATGCTGTCTATCAGCTAACAGCAGTTAGCCGCCGAGGATGAAAGTATGTGTGGATCTTTTCC
This Eucalyptus grandis isolate ANBG69807.140 chromosome 7, ASM1654582v1, whole genome shotgun sequence DNA region includes the following protein-coding sequences:
- the LOC104454583 gene encoding serine/threonine-protein kinase-like protein At3g51990 produces the protein MGYLSCKAESSISISNSHARSSSSSAAASKNQRPLKQERERPIKIQQFEYSDVEAATDGFSDQKLLGKGSHGYVYKAFLRGRHVAVKKPSKGLEIVSEVDNELEILSKIQSPRLVNLVGFASDSKNRLLVVEFMSNGTLYDILHSNTRVLNWGRRIRLALQIAKAIETLHTQNPPIIHRDIKSANVLIDRNFNARLGDFGLALRCHVNDFRLLSTPPAGTLGYLDPLYVTPDNLSTKTDVFSFGILLLEIISGRKAIDVSHSPPSIVDWAIPLIKKGKLPCVYDPRMAPPKDPVVRKQIAVIAAKCVRPCRERRPAMKEIVDWLTGLSKLVPLHSWNGFNNPCLMVETMGRPVESRNVQNNSRLDNTDTGYLDALDGKFSKPAMRNSRRVYSDLGFRSDLMDLMAANTDEESEVQGEARGLEPTSKLPNQSYSSRFGSGRYVTRVRTQSQSRRRRDDAAFIVRKNRSVGGSPKNFPAIDDSVARSQTQSLELAHELH